One window from the genome of Cryptomeria japonica chromosome 6, Sugi_1.0, whole genome shotgun sequence encodes:
- the LOC131030560 gene encoding uncharacterized protein LOC131030560 yields the protein MDIIRIRPIILLVVMLLAFQTPICNGGRFRLQSSLVFHFQHGLHRLEAVYARTESNGNIEYGLRTDELLKGNEENGIAEEEEEEEEERRYERKVYPADKLLQTNKADGTVSYILGGY from the exons ATGGATATAATTAGAATTAGACCCATAATCCTTCTTGTTGTGATGCTTTTGGCCTTTCAAACACCCATCTGTAATGGAGGAAGGTTCAGGCTTCAAAGCTCTTTAGTTTTCCACTTTCAGCATGGACTGCATAGACTTG AAGCAGTTTATGCAAGGACTGAGAGCAATGGGAATATAGAATATGGCCTTAGAACTGATGAATTATtgaaaggaaatgaagaaaatgggATTgctgaggaagaagaagaggaggaggaggagagaagATATGAGAGAAAAGTTTATCCCGCTGATAAACTTTTGCAGACCAACAAAGCAGATGGAACAGTATCTTACATACTGGGTGGTTATTAA